A window of Pullulanibacillus sp. KACC 23026 genomic DNA:
GTAGAAATGCCCTTATTAGCCAATCTTAAGAAACAAATCAATCAGGTCAGCGCCTTAGTACATAAGACACCCACAAATATAAGTGTATTTAAGGTAAGTCCCAAATTATATGGGGTAAAATGTGAAGGGGTTATGTATCAGATAGAAAAAACATTGTATGAAAAAGGTCATCTGGATATTTTGCATCAATGTTCAATCGAAATAAAAAAGAATTATCAAAAGCATTTGGATTCATTTGAAAAGGTGTTTGGGAGGACGATTGAAGGCTTATTTATAATTTGGGATTATAAAAATGAAGAGAATTATATCTTCTTTTCACTACAATAAACCTTACACATTAAGGTGAATTTTAACAGGGCTTATTAAACCGACATAAGAAATAGGTAGCTGAAACATGCATAGTGACTGTGCTTTGTGCATTCACCAAATAGTTCTCCAAAAAGTTGATTAAGAAAAAATTATAAGCGTGTATTTAAAACAAGAAGAGACAAATCTAAGCATGAAACCATTGGGGGTTATAAATATAATTAAGCCAATTATGGTAAAAATAGATATAGGAAATGTAAATAAATGACTTAAAACGTCTGTACTAGAGACTAACCATTGTAAGAAATAGGGTATAAAAGATCATAATTAAGCTGTCAATGAAAGAGGGATTAACATGAACCAAGACCTCCTGAATAAGTTAAGCAGCTACATCAGTAAGTTATTAAGAAGTACATTTGGAAGGGGACCGGAGTCCTGCCGTTGTACGATTAATGGGAAATTTATGGTCACTTATATAAACGGTTTTATATCCGCAATGGAAGAAGTCTTAATCAATCAGGGACAGGATGATCAGGTTAAAAAGGCTCGTAATGCAATCATGAACCATGTTCTCGATGAAGTTAAAGGTTATCTAGAATCTTCTATAGGCATTGACATTGAATTCTATTATCATGATTGGAATTTTCCAAGCAATTCTGGAATGATCTTTTTTGTTTTTAACCAAGAGCTAAAAGCGGAAGTAATTCAATCCAAAGTCAATTTAGCAGAACTCGAAAAGGAAGTTGCCCGTATTAGCATGCTCGTTCAAAAAGTACCAGATAAAATTAATATACACGGGATTTCTTCCTCCATCTATGTTGTTGAGCGAAGAGGTATCTTGATTCCAATTGAAAAAGCTTTAATAAACAAAGGCTTTAAAGATGAGTTGATAATAACAAAGGATAGTATAGAAAAATCCTATTTTTTCAGATATGGTAAATTTGAGGATATTTTTCATAAGGAAGTTAAAGATATCTTTATTGACTGGGATCTTAAAGCGGATAAATCGATTATGAGTTTTGTTTTAAAAACATGAATTAATCCCCAACCGACAAGAGTCGGGAGGGGATTTTTTTACTGAGCATTCTCATCATCAACCAAAGTTTATCTACTTAAGAAAAAGTTAAGAATAAGTAACCATAATTGATAGGGGCGATTCAACAATTATTAAGGAGATGGCGATGAAGACCATTTATCTGCATATTGGTTACCATAAAACAGCTACAACCTTTTTACAGCGCATTATTTTTCCAAAACTGAAGCAGCTTAATTACATAAACAAGACCGGTGAAGCCTTAAAAAGAATGAATCAAATTCGGACGAAAAAGCTTACTAAAAAAGAGATCGAGTCGTTTAGGAAATTTATTAACAAAAAGGATAATGGAAAGCCCATTTTAATATCGAATGAAGGGTTTTCAGGAAATCCTCTACATAGCAAAAAAACAAAGAAGCAATTTGAGGTGTTAGAGGATTTGCGAAAGATTTTCCCTCCCTCAGAGTTTGATGTTCATATAATAGTTGGCATTCGCGAGCAAGTCTCTCTCCTCACGTCTCTTTATTTACAATATATAAAAATGGGCGGGGTTCTTGACGGAAGTTCGTTCATCGAGCATTGTCAGCAAATAGGAGTGCTAGAAAACTTCAATTTTTTTCATACCCTGCATAAAATTGAAGAATTATTTGGCCGGGATCGTATGTATGTCATGGTCTATGAAAGGTTTCGCGATCAGTTTCGAGATGAATTGCTCCAACTGTTAAATTATATGGGTGAGAAAGAAATACCTGTGTACAAGGATGAGGAACAGCTTCGAAATAAAAGCCTTGGACAACTTCAATTAACGGTCACCAGAAGACTCAATAAACTTTTTAAAACATCGTTTAATCCTCAAGGGAAGTTCTCTTTCATTGAGGTGCCTGGACTAGGAACGCTCACTCCAAGACGACTTATTCAAAATAAATGGAGTAACAGGATTCATTATAAAAGTTACCGGTTTCCCATGGATAGGCAAACTGCGATCAAAGAAAGGTATGAAACCGGAAATAGGCGACTGTCAGAGGTCTATAACATAAGCTTGCCAGAGAATTATTACAGTGGGACAACAGAAAATGAAAATTAGCTTAATAGAATGCGGAAGGGCCATTCGTTCGAGAATGGTCTTTTTGAGCTTTTAGGGGGGACTCCCTTCTAATGAAAGAAGAACGCTTGAAGTGTCTATCCCCAAATTCAGTTTGACTGATGAATTTGGGACATCATGTCTGTTTTAGTAGCAAGTTTTTATTTGGATATCTGGAGAAGACAAAAGAAGATAAATAAATGAGATATATGAAGAATAAATATAAAGGTGATTCGAAATGAGTTTGGAGAATCATGAGTGTAAGATGAATTCCCAATCTAGAAAGACACACAGGCAGGGTTCTTTTAGAGGTGACTGACTAATTTATATAAGCACTTTTGTGATGAGGAGGAATCCGGAGTTGGAATACGTTGGGAAGAGTGTCATTCGAAAAGAAGCCTTTGATAAAGTAACGGGTAAGGCGAAGTACACGAATGATTATGGTGACCAAGGCACACTTCATGCGAAAATGCTGATCAGTCCTTATGCGCATGCTGCGATTACATCCATTGATTTTTCTGAAGCTTGGAAAGTCCCAGGAGTGAAGGCTATATTAGGGGATGAACCTTTTCCGTTAGTAGGGGAAGCGATTAAGGATAGACCTCCTATTGCCTATAAAAAAGTAAGGTATCATGGAGAACCTGTGGCGGTGGTTGTAGCGGATAATCTCATTTCAGCCAAAAGGGCAGTGGCTGCTATTAAAGTGACGTATGAGCCCCTTCCTGTTGTTAATTCACCCCGTGAGGCTTTTCAGAAACAGGCACATCTAGTCCATGAACACATAGAACGATATGAGAAAAATGAAAGTGTTTACCCAGTTCCAGGGACTAATATAGCTAATTTCACCAAAATTAGAAAGGGAGATCTAGAAAAGGGGTATTTGGAAAGCGATGTGACGGCCGAATTTAACGTGTCTTTTAACCCATCTGACCATGCGGCTATGGAAACGAGAAGTTCAACAGCAGAGATTAAGGCAGACGGAACGGTCGTGATTACGGCTTCTTCACAGGCCCCTTTTGCCATTAAACGATTAATGAATTGGTATTTTGGGATTGAATCGGGTAAAGTCATCGTGAATACACCGCTTGTTGGCGGCGCTTATGGAGGGAAGGCCTCTATTCAGCTAGAAGTGATTGCTTATCTGGCATCAAAAGCAGTTGGAGGCAGACCCGTAAAATTAACGAACACAAGGGAAGAAGATATGATTACTTCTCCTGTTCATATTGGGCTTGATGCCACCATTAAGCTTGGCGCAACGAAGGAGGGCCTGCTCAAGGCGGCCGAAATTACGTTTCTTTTTGATGGCGGAGCCTACTCGGATAAAGCGGTAGATATTAGTGTTGCAGGTGCAGTGGATTGCACAGGCCCTTATCGGATTGACAATGTCTGGTGCAATTCTTATTGCCTTTATACGAATCATCCGTATCCAGGTGCTTTTAGAGGGTATAGTCATTCAGAAGTCCTATTTGCATTTGAAAGGACTATGGATGTACTAGCTGAAAAACTGAACATGGACCCACTTGAGCTTCGTTCTATAAATGCCATTTTACCTGGGGATACATCGCCGACACAAGTGCCGTTGACTGCGAGTACATTAGGGAATTTATCCGAATGCATTAAGCGATTAAAAGAATTAATGCATTGGGAAGACGGCCAGAAGTCCGAAGTTAAGGGCAGGAAGGTGAGAGTAAAGGGCGTTTGCTGTATCTGGAAAAATTCAACTTTTGATACCGATGCGACATCGGGCGTCATCTTAACCTTTAACCCAGACGGGAGCATTAATTTGATGTCGGGTGTTGTTGAGATTGGAACAGGGACAAAGACCGTTCTGGCACAGATTCTAGCCGAACAAATGAAAATGGATGTCCAACAAATCCATGTCAAAATGCTCGTAGATACACAAACAACCCCCGAGCACTGGAAGACGGTCGGAAGCCGCGGTACCTTTATGGCTGGGAGAGCGGTAATTGAAGCGGCTAAGGATGCGAAGCGTCAGTTAAAGGAGCGGGCGGCCTTTGTGCTTCGCTCAAATGTCGAGGACTTGGAAGTGGCAAACGGCAAAGTCTTCCAAGCCGAACACCCCGAGGTGAGTATTGATATAAAAGATATTGCGTATGGTTATACCTTTCCTAATGGTCAAACAATCGGTGGTGAGATCATAGCAAAAGGAACTTATACGTATACCAATGCGACCCATTTGGACCCGGAAACAGGGAAAGGGAACCCTGGTCCCGAATGGTCAGTCGGTGCGCAAGGTGTTGAAGTCGAGCTGGATACGCGTGACTATACGTACCGCATTATAAAGGCCTATTCCGTTATTGATGTTGGGGGAGTACTTAATGAAAAGGCCGCTCTCGGCCAAGTGATGGGGGCCATGAGTATGGGGCTGGCTTTTGGCGGGAGAGAGACCTTTGTTATCGATCGCTATGGGAGAGTTTTAAATCCTCAACTCCGAACTTACCGGCCGCTTCGCTATGGTGAGCAGCCAGAGTATGTCGTCGAATTTGTCAAAACGCCATGTAAAGAAGCGCCTTATGGTGCAAGGGCAGTTGGCGAGCAGGGCTTGATTGGCATGCCGGCCGCTCTTGGCAATTGTTTATCCACGGCAATAGGTGTTCAATTGCGTTCCTTA
This region includes:
- a CDS encoding Na-translocating system protein MpsC family protein, with protein sequence MNQDLLNKLSSYISKLLRSTFGRGPESCRCTINGKFMVTYINGFISAMEEVLINQGQDDQVKKARNAIMNHVLDEVKGYLESSIGIDIEFYYHDWNFPSNSGMIFFVFNQELKAEVIQSKVNLAELEKEVARISMLVQKVPDKINIHGISSSIYVVERRGILIPIEKALINKGFKDELIITKDSIEKSYFFRYGKFEDIFHKEVKDIFIDWDLKADKSIMSFVLKT
- a CDS encoding sulfotransferase domain-containing protein is translated as MKTIYLHIGYHKTATTFLQRIIFPKLKQLNYINKTGEALKRMNQIRTKKLTKKEIESFRKFINKKDNGKPILISNEGFSGNPLHSKKTKKQFEVLEDLRKIFPPSEFDVHIIVGIREQVSLLTSLYLQYIKMGGVLDGSSFIEHCQQIGVLENFNFFHTLHKIEELFGRDRMYVMVYERFRDQFRDELLQLLNYMGEKEIPVYKDEEQLRNKSLGQLQLTVTRRLNKLFKTSFNPQGKFSFIEVPGLGTLTPRRLIQNKWSNRIHYKSYRFPMDRQTAIKERYETGNRRLSEVYNISLPENYYSGTTENEN
- a CDS encoding xanthine dehydrogenase family protein molybdopterin-binding subunit, with product MEYVGKSVIRKEAFDKVTGKAKYTNDYGDQGTLHAKMLISPYAHAAITSIDFSEAWKVPGVKAILGDEPFPLVGEAIKDRPPIAYKKVRYHGEPVAVVVADNLISAKRAVAAIKVTYEPLPVVNSPREAFQKQAHLVHEHIERYEKNESVYPVPGTNIANFTKIRKGDLEKGYLESDVTAEFNVSFNPSDHAAMETRSSTAEIKADGTVVITASSQAPFAIKRLMNWYFGIESGKVIVNTPLVGGAYGGKASIQLEVIAYLASKAVGGRPVKLTNTREEDMITSPVHIGLDATIKLGATKEGLLKAAEITFLFDGGAYSDKAVDISVAGAVDCTGPYRIDNVWCNSYCLYTNHPYPGAFRGYSHSEVLFAFERTMDVLAEKLNMDPLELRSINAILPGDTSPTQVPLTASTLGNLSECIKRLKELMHWEDGQKSEVKGRKVRVKGVCCIWKNSTFDTDATSGVILTFNPDGSINLMSGVVEIGTGTKTVLAQILAEQMKMDVQQIHVKMLVDTQTTPEHWKTVGSRGTFMAGRAVIEAAKDAKRQLKERAAFVLRSNVEDLEVANGKVFQAEHPEVSIDIKDIAYGYTFPNGQTIGGEIIAKGTYTYTNATHLDPETGKGNPGPEWSVGAQGVEVELDTRDYTYRIIKAYSVIDVGGVLNEKAALGQVMGAMSMGLAFGGRETFVIDRYGRVLNPQLRTYRPLRYGEQPEYVVEFVKTPCKEAPYGARAVGEQGLIGMPAALGNCLSTAIGVQLRSLPLIPEQLWRASKEKQHASI